A DNA window from Arachis duranensis cultivar V14167 chromosome 3, aradu.V14167.gnm2.J7QH, whole genome shotgun sequence contains the following coding sequences:
- the LOC107479170 gene encoding probable glutathione S-transferase yields MAEEDVKLLGVVGSPFVCRVQIALKLKGVEYKFVTQDLQNKSEELLKYNPIHKKVPVLVHNERPINESLVIVEYIDEAWKGKSILPADPYQRALARFWAKFIDDKVFGAAWKSVFTVXXXXXEKNVKETHEGLQFLEDELKDKFFGGEEYGLVDIAAVNIAFWVPLVQEVAGLQLFTNEKFPKLYKWSQEFLSQPTIEECLPPRDPIFAFFKGRYESLLASAK; encoded by the exons GATGTGAAGCTCTTGGGGGTTGTGGGAAGCCCGTTTGTTTGCAGGGTTCAGATTGCTCTAAAATTGAAGGGAGTTGAATACAAATTTGTAACACAAGATTTGCAGAACAAGAGTGAAGAACTCCTCAAATACAACCCAATTCACAAGAAGGTGCCAGTGCTTGTTCACAATGAGAGGCCCATAAATGAGTCCCTTGTGATTGTTGAATACATCGATGAAGCTTGGAAGGGCAAATCCATTTTGCCCGCCGATCCTTACCAGAGAGCCTTGGCACGTTTCTGGGCCAAGTTCATAGATGACAag GTGTTCGGTGCTGCATGGAAATCTGTTTTCACCGT NNNNNNNNNNNNNNNTGAGAAGAACGTTAAAGAAACACACGAGGGTCTTCAGTTTCTTGAAGATGAGCTTAAAGACAAGTTTTTTGGAGGAGAGGAATATGGCCTTGTGGACATTGCCGCTGTAAACATTGCGTTTTGGGTGCCTCTGGTTCAAGAAGTTGCAGGTCTTCAACTGTTCACTAATGAGAAGTTTCCCAAACTCTACAAATGGAGTCAAGAATTTCTGAGTCAACCAACTATCGAAGAGTGTTTGCCTCCTAGAGACCCAATTTTTGCCTTCTTCAAAGGTCGCTACGAAAGCCTTCTTGCTTCAGCAAAATAG